In Corticium candelabrum chromosome 1, ooCorCand1.1, whole genome shotgun sequence, the genomic stretch CTTTGACACTTTCGCTGCAAGACGCGCGTGCAAAACAAAACATAGACATCGACAGTAACATTCACCTCGGTACAGCGCACTAGCACTACTTAGCTAGACAGGAAAGTGGTCCGCATGTCCTTTCAACAGCTGATCTTGGTGAAGGGACccaaatttttttgttgtcAGGTGATTGTTCGAGCTTTCGCACAGCTTCCTCCGACCGAAGTTTACTCAAGCTGATGCTAAGTCAAACTTACCATCTAAGGCACAGCGTAAACAACAGCTCCGTCTCTTACTTACCATTACAACGATATCACTCCGCCCATGCGTAGACAGACTCTTCATCTTCTCTCTGTATATGCTCCTGTCCAGTCCAGTAATCCAGTCCAGTACTCCAGTTGAGCGAATTCAGACACCCTGCTCTGAACGTATCACATCAGTAtgatttgtgtatttgtctgcttTTAGCTAGACCAATACAGTCTGCTTGTTCTACACACACTCTGATCTCCTAGCTAAATCAGTTGCAGTAAATGCCAAAAAACTCAGATTTGTTCAGACAAATCTTACTTTTGTCCGGCAGACAAAAATTTCTAATACTCCGTTTACACTGACATGTTTGAACGGGCCGGACTGTGCCAGTTTGGTGCTACCCGGTCCAGCGTCTTAGTGTAAACGCGACCAGGGCAAGTTGGGAGCGGCCGGAGTGGGCTGACTCAGCTCGTTCAATTTGTGTGAGCTCTAAGGATTGGCCGACACGGGTCGGTGGGGGTTGGGCCCAATCTTTACTCAGGGTTTCTCGATGGACACTCATCGTTCTCCGACCTTAGTATGCCATTTTGATTCCTCACAGTGTACTTGTAGTCTCGTTGCTTCTGGAAGTAGTAGACAAGCAGCCGACCATGTACGTGTTCACTGTGGTTGTGCGTGCACAGTTCAGCATCCAGCAGCATGAGGTCTGGGGAGTCGAGGCTAGGTACACGTACATACCCTGGAGTGCGTGTACACATCTGGGATAGACGTTCTTCTTCGTGTAGATATTTGAATGCGTACAGCTGTTGCCTTTGCTAAACTTACACGTAGGTATATCGCTCTTCGAGTACTTTTCGACTGACCGAGAAGATCATGCTTCATCAGTGAAGCAACCTCGAGTAGATCGTGAAGACAGAGACAGTCATGAGGAAATACTACGGAAGACGTCTCCTTTCATTATAACAGTCTGTAGTGCCACGCCCAattcaaacaaaaaaaaacagcCCCCACTTCTGAAATCCTGGGCTGAACACTGCAACCCCGTCCCGTCGCATGGTGTAAACGCGAGTAGGCTAGATGGCTCGGTCGAATATCGATAAATCATGCACAGCAGATGTATTATTCCTGGATATGGCGTGGTCTGACGACAAAAGTCTGTATATCTGATTTCATTGTGGGGAGACGAAGCCGTCCAGAGTCAGCTCATCATGACAAGCAGTAGTGCTGCTCGTTTTCTAGACTGATAGCGATTCCAAAACACGACTCTTTTGCACAATAGCTGCAGTCTCTTATGCCACTTGACCCTCCACACTCTAGGTTTCGGTTGTTTAAACAAGAgcacacacaaagcaactcCTAGCATTCATGTTGTATAGGTATTAAGACACGTGACAGTCATGTGATTATAAAACACGCCTATCTGACCCATTTGCAACCTCGCAGTGTAAACGTGTGCTGGCTTGGTCAACAATTCACATCCTGCTGTAATACTCGAATGGGCTGGCCGGTCCTCATTTGTCTTGTcagtgtaaacgaggtatAAGACACTGTGTCCGTCTGATGGCAAAATCTTATTTCCAGACCTGCATGTGTGAAACAAGGCCAAACTGTGTGGGTCTCACTCGTTGTGTGTGAGTTGACGGGTCTGCAGTAAACTTATCAACTTGGCAATAACCTTTATGCTTAcacattaaaaattaatatattatatcatatatattattttttattattaggccgcatcaaaaattctttgtttctggtaACATACAGTAAAACATTGCAGTCGGTCAGTCGGACAATTGTATTTTCcacaattttttatttaaaaatgCATACATTAAATGCATTACACGATGACCGCACAATGCACTGCACGTGTACCGGCCCTCACTGTCATAGACGCCAACCGGAAATATGAGGCCAGCGACCAGACGATCCACGCCGGGCTGTAGCAGCCTCCGAGGTGAAAGTATACATGACGTCTACCAAACTCTCAATGCAATCCACCATCGTCATCTGGCACTACATCATAGCAAATTCGAGATCTGACGCTGTCTGTACAGACATCAGACGACGTAGACTTGCATCGTCGTTAGACATTACCATGTGAAGAATGACATTATGGATTTCAGCAGAGACGAGTCTTCACCCTGCAGTATCCTAGAATtattatgtaaatatattaattaatttggtaattaattatatgtaaatctattaattaatttattgtaactacttaaatttaaatatattattaaattaattttgtaacGTGTAGTACATGTGTCTCTGTTGCTTGGCGTTTAGTTAAAATGTCAATGTGCAATGTGTATTGCACTGTTTGTGTGCAATCAATTAGtgatttgtgtgttgcttgcaGGGTTTGGTTTACAAGAAAGCCGACGTACGAGCTGATATTGATGCACACAAAAGAGACAAGTTTTAGTCTGACCAAGAGGTTGAGTTACTTTTTGGTGAGtaggtgttgtgtgtgtgtgtgtgtgtgtgtgtgtgtgtgtgtgtgtgtgtgtgtgtgtgtgtgtgtctgtctgtctgtctgtctgtctgtctgtctgtctgtctgtctgtcatcttttATTGAGATCATTGTGATGCGTGCACGTTCTTGTAGGGAAGTCAGTTGTTGACTGGTTGTGTATTTACATAATCGGTTTTTCTGTATAGTTTGTGGAGGCAGCACCGACATCACGGAAAGGCGTCTGTCAACGTCATGTCAACGATATTGCTGGGTTTCTAAGGGTTTGTGTGTTACATGCATATTtattgcatgttgttgtgtgattGTTTTGTTCTCTCAGGGTGCTCACGTGACCATTAAAGCTCATCACGAAGGCGACGACGTGGAGGAGGAGAaggtcgtattggagaaagtGTCAAAATCGTCTGGAGCTCGTTATGGCTCCACAAGGAAAAGGCCAGACCAGTGGAACCATCCGGTCCAGTGGTATGTATGCTGTACTTGTACTAAATGGGATGGGCTGTGGGTTGTGGtagtttgcaatacatttTAAGAAGTcagatatattaattaatgtaataaatatataataatttattttattaataattttgataatttatataatatgtaaatatattaattaaatgtaaatatattaattaattaactttgttATCTGTAGTTTGTCTCTGTTAGATGCTTGGCTTTTAGTTAAAATGTCAATGTGCGATGTGTATTGTACTGTTTGTGTGCAATCGATTAGtgatttgtgtgttgcttgcaGGGTTTGGTTTACAAGAAAGCTGACGTACGAGCTGATATTGATGCAAACAAACGAGACAAGTTTTGGTCTGACCAAGAGGTTGAGTTGCTTTTGgtgtagtttgtctgtctgtctgtctgtctgtctgtctgtctgtctgtctgtctgtacagctgtctgtctgtctgtccatctgtctgtttgtctgtgtgtagttTTCTTGCTTTGTTAATAGAAACTCGAGAAGCAGCGCGTTCAAGAGGAACGTAAGGTAAAAATTGAGGAAGCAAAGAAGCGGACAGTGAAATCAAAGAGAGGGAGGTCTGTGCGATGGGTGGGATTGTGGTAAATTTTGTGCAGTCAGTGATTGCTTGGTTTGGTAGGCAAGAGAAACAACTTCGTGGAGAGAGAAAGCTGAACGTGAACGATCAATTGATGCACAGAagtaggttgtgtgtgtgtgtgtgtgtgtgtgtgtgtgtgtgtgtgtgtgtgtgtgtgtgtgtgtgtgtgtgtgtgtgtgtgtgtgtgtgtgtgtgtacatgtacacattgtTGATCTGGTGTGTTATGTTGGCTGTTGTAGACAGAAGCCGAGGCCGCTGCTGCAGACGAAGCCGCTCGACAGGCACAGGAAGCAGCCGAGCAAGCACTAGCTGAACAGAGAGTAAGCAGAGATGTACATACATTTACCAGCCACATCTTTGTATATCATATCACCTCAAAATGCCACAATGTTTACCCTTATGTGTTTGAAAGACCTTCAGCTTGTGTATAAGGCCATCCTTCATCCAGTGCCACACTAGCATATGATTTCAGTGTTTTGTATTGCTCGTCTGTGTGGCGCTCAGCATTTATCTGCATGGTATTCGCATctcgtttgtctgttgttgacaCGTCAAGCAAAAAAGGTTTTTGAAATTCTTTCAAATTGTTTCTGTTCACAAATTTGGTTTGTTGGACACGTTTTCGTTGTGTATCGAGTATGTGTAGGGTATACCAAGTATGTGATGTCTCACATGTGTAAGGGAGGCATTTATTCTAGAGTAATGGTTTTATGTGgctttttaattaaaggaaaTACTTTGTACAGCAATGatgttgattttgttgatttttgttgattttctgaGTTAGTGAACTGTAGAATGCTGTtggatgttttgtttgtggtgttgtttgtttttattgtttctgtttgtttgtttgtttgtctgtctgtttgtctgtctttgtgtgtttgtatgtgtttgtctgtctatctgtttctctgtctgcctgtgtgtgtgtgtgtgtgtgtgtgtgtgtgtgtgtgtgtgtgtgtgtgtgtgtgtgtgtgtgtgtgtgtgtgtgtgtgtgtgtgtgtgtgtgtgtgtgtgtgtgtgtgtgtgtgtgtgtttgtctatctttctttctgcttgtctgtctatgtgtctgtctgtctgtttgtctgtctgtctgtttgtttgtgtgtat encodes the following:
- the LOC134189438 gene encoding drebrin-like protein A isoform X1, whose product is MVWFTRKPTYELILMHTKETSFSLTKRLSYFLFVEAAPTSRKGVCQRHVNDIAGFLRGAHVTIKAHHEGDDVEEEKVVLEKVSKSSGARYGSTRKRPDQWNHPVQWVWFTRKLTYELILMQTNETSFGLTKRNLRSSAFKTNVRQEEKAKKQDSEVEEREARERQLCGKREAECAQAIDAQK
- the LOC134189438 gene encoding uncharacterized protein LOC134189438 isoform X2, which translates into the protein MVWFTRKPTYELILMHTKETSFSLTKRLSYFLFVEAAPTSRKGVCQRHVNDIAGFLRGAHVTIKAHHEGDDVEEEKVVLEKVSKSSGARYGSTRKRPDQWNHPVQWVWFTRKLTYELILMQTNETSFGLTKREVHWIVCSSHHYSRGTGHCYELMFMHVGVVCMQHAAK